One Canis lupus baileyi chromosome 1, mCanLup2.hap1, whole genome shotgun sequence genomic window, TACTGtaaacaaagttaaaagacaaGTGACCAATTATGAAAAACTACTTGTGTGTCGGTgtatatatatacgtgtgtgtgtatatttgtctatatatatataaatatatatttatgtactttaaaaatatatttatatattaaatatatatttatatatagagacATATACACAGAcagcatttctattttatatgtgtatgtataaattatatttatagtgtgcaaatacatttaaatattaatacttatatgcatatacttaaatatagttatatatatatttttttttgaatttttttttaatttttatttatttatgatagtcatagagagagagagaggcagagacacaggcagagggagaagcaggctccatgcaccgggagcctgacgtgggattcgatcccgggtctccaggatcgcgccctgggccaaaggcaggcgccaaaccgctgcgccacccagggatccctatagttatatatttatgtatgtaaaaaACTTCCCGCAAGTCAATAAGAGCCCAAATAAGAGGTTgccaagacacatgaaaaaaaaatcaaccttatAGTTTATcaaggaaaaagtaaatattatttatttaaaaaaaatttttaaggattttatttatttgagaaagagcacgagtggggtggagcagagggagaaggaagaaggagcagactctccacttagcggggagcctgaaatggggcttaatcccaggaccccaggatcatgacctgagccaccaaggcaccccaaaaaaagtatgttttaaaaaatgaggtgtccagggatgcctgggtggctcagcagttgagtgtttgcctttggctcagggagtgatcctggattcccggatggagtcctacattgggctccttgcatggagcctgcttttcctccctctgcctgtgtctctgcctctctctgtgtctctcatgaataaaaaaataaaatcttaaaaataaatgaggtgtCCATTTTTCGCCCTTAAATTTGGTGAAAACTTCTCAGATGGATAGTGTGAAATGGGCACCTGCATGTTTGGTTGGTGAGAGACTTGCTTGgctattaaaacaaaatagacaTCCGTCTTCAACGCAGACCAGGATTAGCTACACCAGGATTAGCTCTGCTTGTGTGCAGATGTGCATCCACGATGACGTGGGCCATCTCTGCAGCATTGGCAGGTGGAAGCCAGAGTGATAGAACCAAACagcatcatatttttatatatagacagaaggagggaaaaggagcTGTGTTTATGAACAGACACGTATGTGGATACACTAGAAAGGGTTAGAGAGtcaccaggccctggacagtgtTGACCTCTGGGGAGGGTGTGAGGAGTCCGCAGTGATAGGAAGgggactttctctctctctctctttttttttttaagattttatttatttattcatgagagacacagagagagagagggagagacacaggcggagggagaagcaggctccctgcagggagccgaatgctggattcgatcccaggacctcaggattacaacctgagccaaaggcagatgcttagccactgagccacccaggcgtccctcttgtGTTGCTTTTACTGCTGGTACAAAATATACTTCTGACCACTAGATGTGTTGAGCTTTTTCCCACACCAAGCCGTTCTCTGCAACACCAGCCCGGTGTCCTAGCATTTAATGCAGTTCTGACACTGTCTGCGTAGAGATGGAGTCAGGTCACTCCGGTGAAGGGCTCAGCCCAAGACTGCCCCCCACTTCACCAGCCCAGCTTGTACTTCTGACCAGCCCACTTCCAGTGGCCCCCTCCTTGGGTTTAGTTtactagagcagctcacagaactcagggaaaaaCATTTATTGGTTTAGTAAGGGGTATGATAAAAGGTCAGAATCAACAACAAGATGGtgagagacataggaagagaggtCTAGGAGGGTCCTGAGTGCAGGAGCTCCTGTTCTTGTGGAATGGGGGTATGTGCCCTTCCCCCATGATCATGTGTTTGCCCATCTGGAAACTCTGAACACCCTGATATCAGAATTTTATGGCACGATCAACTTTTAACACCATTTCCAGTCCCTAAATGGGTGGGGCTGGAACCTCCCAGCTTCTAATAGTTTCTGGTGACCAGTCCCCCTCCCGGAGCCAACCCAGAGTCTCCTCACAATAGAACAAagacacagggcacctgggtagctccattggttaagcatctgccttcagctcaggtcgtgatcctggggtcctgggattgagtcccatgttggcctccttgctcagcagaaagtctgcttctgggatccctgggtggcgcagcggtttagcacctgcctttggcccagggcgcgatcctggagacccgggatcgaatcccatgtcgggctcccggtgcatggagcctgcttctccctctgcctgtgtctctgcctctctctctctctctctctctgtgtgactatcataaataaataaaaatttaaaaataaaaataaaaaataaaaaaaaagaaagtctgcttctccctcttcccctcccctgcctcattctttctctctctctctcaaataaataaaatcttaaaaaaaaaaaaaaaaaaaagaacaaagacattCCTGGTGCTCTTATCACTGAGGAATTTACAAgggtctccaggaactctgtgccgAGAACCAGAGGCAGAGACCATAGAAATTTCCTCTTACCTCCCAgaagccttttcagattggtttctctCACTTGGCAATATGCTTTTAAGGTTCCTCCGTGCCTTCTAATGCTTTGGTAGCtcactttttattgctgaataatatcccattgtctggATACACATTCTTTCCCAACTGTGTAACATTCCATTGTGCAGCTAGGCCGGGTCACAaccttgaactcatgatcccgagAGATTAAGAGTCgaatactcaactgactgagccagatgGGCACACCAGTGTTAGTTGTATATTAAAACAGAagtcaggatgcctgagtggctcagcggtttggcacctgccttcggcccagggcatgatcctggagtcccaggatcgagtcccacatcaggctccctgcatggagcctgcttctccatctgcctgtgtctctgcctctctgtctcttgtgaataaataaataaaatcataaataaataaatgaataaataaacaaaagcaagcGTAAGCATTACGCTATTTTGTGGGAAGTCGTGCCATGTAAAGTTAAGAGCCCAACTTGGTGACTGTGCTATTTCTTCTCCTGgctagctgtgtgattttaggCAAATGAGTCCACCCCACTagtctctgcttccccctctgtatAATGGTTTGAAAATAATAAGTGCCTTAAAGGATTGCTCAGAGGAGGAGGGGTTCTGGAAGCTTCTGAACCTAATGagttagagcagtgcctggcatgcagctAGGCCCCCACAAGGGGAATGTTTCCTGTGGCTTAACATCCAAATCATGGAATGTTTTGCAACCGTTAAAAGAGGTCAAGCTCCTTCTGCTGACATGGAAAGCCATCTGCTTATATCTCAGAGTGCAAAAACGAAAGCAAATTCTAGAACTGGACACAGCGTGCTAACTTGGGGGGCTCTTGAACAAATTATTAAGAACCATAACAATAATCCTGCTGCAGTAAAAAGCTACAAAGCccatttaatggggaaaaaaacaattagaaaaatgaatgttTCTTTCAAGAATATAAACCATTGCTTAATCAAAAAACATTGctaatggggcgcctgggtggctccattggttaagcatctgccttcagctcaggtcatgatcctggggccctgagatcaagccccacatctggcttcctgctcagctagaagcctgcttctccctctctttttttttaaaaaaaaaaacatgcccctactcatgcttgctctctctcaagtaaataaataaaatctttagaaaattgtTTATTAGCTAGGATCTGAAGGCCAAGAAGATACTCAACCTGAATCCTTTATTTACTTGGACTCCACTCCTCACAAGTTCCCCAAACAAAAAAAGGCTTGTACTTCTGACCAGCCCACTTCCAGTGGCCCCCTCCTTGGGTTTAGTTTACTAGAGCAGCTCACAGCTCACAAAAAAAGGCCAGCTTTTTCCCAGTGCCAATGAAACTCTTGAGTTACTTTCTTCTGCACACAGACCCTTTTTAAGATTTGGCTGTGTCACCTACCTTTGAAGCAGTTCATTACATATCAGAAAAACCAGTGCCTGACGTGAAAATTAATGGCAATTATTAGATCCCGTTTGCCGCTATAAAGGATTCAGCAGTCAGCTCACCCACAGCCTTTCTCTTGAAGGTGTGCTCTATTAAAAACCTTCAGTGGGAACTGAGTGCCTCCTGAGTTTGTCTTCCGTGGCTGGGAAGAGAATaactgtttttggtttttctccctttcaaACTCCATACCCACTTCCCTTCCAGAATAGCTCATGTTTCTTAAACAGGTCTCTGAGTGTCAGGTGTGGCTCTGAGCGCTTGGAGCCGGCACTGGTGTAATTGTCACAATCCTACCATCCGCTCCACTTTACAGATGCGGAGGCTGAGGTCCcgagagagagaaaatcatggGCCCAGGGTCACTCAGGTGTGAAGGGGGAACCTGAACCCAATGGCTCAGGCTCCCAAGCTCTGCCCCTTAGCCAGCAAAGATGCGCCTGGTTGGGGTTATTGCCAGGGAAGCATTTAGGGGAGGAGAgatcatttttctccacattagAGTTAGTGTCATGATCTGAGTCTAAAACATAACCGCCTCACCCTGGCTGACCCGAATGTTCTCACCCCAGCCCCGAGGAGGCCGGGCGGTACCTGGAGACTTACAAAGCCTATGAGCAGAAGCCGGCCGACCTCCTGATGGAGAAGCTGGAGCAGGATTTCGTCTCCCGGGTGAGGCCCCCGCATCTCCCTGCCTTGGCCACCCCCAGCTCCTTCCTGGTGCCTGaatcctcctctctcctccccaatccctccctcctttctcacCCAAAGGGCAGCTAGAGGGATCTTCCTAAGCACAAAGTTGGTtctgccctccctctctcaaaaccCTCCCATGGCTCCCCAGTGCCTTCAGGGAAAGCCGGGCTGCTCACCACTCTATAGGGCCCTGCCTCTTCCGCCCAGCAGCCCTGTCCACCCCTGGCTTTGTAATCTCTGTCACTTCTCCCAGACCTGGCCCACTCCTCTAAGTATGTGCCCTTCTGTCCCCCCCTGCCGGATTATCTGCCAAATTCCATCTTTCACATCTCAGCTCTGAGACCTCTTtgtccaggaagccctccctgacaaGTGCCCCTGCTGGGGTCCCCCATCCCAGCCCTGCCCATGTGGGTCACCACTGTCAGGAGCTGATCTGTCCTCCACACTGGACTGGGAGCCCcaggagggctgggctggggctggctcCGTTTCTGCTGTATCCTCAGAACTATGCAGCACTCAGGGATACTCAGGGAGTACTGGCTGAATGAAGTGTGTAACCTGGGCTCCAACCACTAAGTAACGGTGGACGTCCACCACCACCCCTGAGGTGGGTACTCCTAGGGCCCCCATTAGCCTgaaaagaggcccagagaggtcaattCTATTGTCTCATAGAGAGTAAGTAGTGGGCCCTGGTTTTAGACTCAGATCTGCCTCCAGAGCCTATGGGCTTCCCCTGGGCAGCACCAGCTCAAGATAAATGGTATTTATCTTATGTGATCGACACCCTCTCACCTAGTTGGGGACCACTctgagaacttttattttttaagatattttatttatttattcatgagacatacacacacacacacagaggcagagacacaggcagaggaagaagcaggctccatgaaaggagcctgacgtggaactttagtatatgtgctgtcGAAGCGAGCacccaacgtggaacttgatcccgggtctccaggatcatgccttgggccaaaggcaggcgctaaaccactgagctacccagggacccaaacttttattttttaaagatttatttgagcaCATGCATGCTTAtctgagacagaaggagagagaaaaagagaatgagcatgagcaagagggaggggcagaggaagagggagaagcagactccttgctgagcagggagccctacgtgaaGCTCATGTaaagctcaatcctaggaccctgcacccatgacctgaaccaaaggcagacgcttaaccgactgagccatccaggtgcccaacctggatgaagtttaaaaaaaaaaaaaaaaaaaaaaaagaggcatttattgaatgcctcctGCATTCTGGGCAGTCTGGGGACACATTGGGGACCTGTGCTACCATAGGGGCTGTCTGTCTTGCAGTTATATCTTCTCGTGATgcatctctgcttccttctccccttccaggTGACTGAATGCCTGACCACCGTGAAGTCAGTCAATAAAACAGACAGCCAGACCCTCCTGACAACTTTTGGGGTAAGCCCTCGTCCCAATGGGCATTTTGACCCCCTTGCCCTTTCAATGAACTCCCCCTCCCCTCATCCTTCCTGGCTCCTCTGCACTCCCACAGGACCTCACTTCCTTTCAGGGATGTCTTAGATCTCTGGTCAGCTGGGCACGCTAGTTTTGTGCTCCCCATCTCTGACCCCTCACTCCCATCTTCCTCAGTCTCTGGAACAGCTCATGGCTGCATCGAGGGAAGATCTGGCTTTGTGTCcaggcctggggccccagaaGGTAAGAGCTATGGGGATGGGCCTGCGGGGTTGGGGACAGGAGGGAGCTCCAAATAAATGGGACCTCGGATCCCAAAACTCTGAGGTTTTGGAAGGCCCACAGTGCTTCTCCTACAGATGGggaagactgaggcccagagaaggtggGGACCAGCCCAAACTCACACAGCCAGTCTGGGATGGAATCAAGATCTGGCTCTTTCTCTCCTAGCCCCCAGAGCCCCCTCTgagctgagagagaaagaacttaaGTCCACTCCGGATGTAGAAAACAAATGGCTCATTTAATGACTGGTTccatttctctcttgctctcacccAGGCCCGGAGGCTGTTTGATGTCCTACACGAGCCCTTCTTGAAAGTGCCCCGATGACCCCAGCTGTGAAGGAGGAGGCCCTCAGTGTAACAATAAAGCATTTTTCCTGGCCCAGGCTGCTGCTGGCATGCTGGGGCAGTCACTGGGAGGGAGGTTGGTCCTCTGCTCTTGCACTCTGCTGGCCCAGGCGGTCACCTCCAGCTTTCCTTAATTGCGGCCATTTCCCTGGAAGAGTCTACACAGGATCCTGCTGTAGCTTTTTCCGCTTTTTTTCCCGTCCCGTGGGAGCCACCTCCGCAGACCCCAGATCCAGCGATGGCTCCAGCGTCTTCTcctgggttgtgatctcagggaccCCACTTCCCCGgtcttgcttcttcctcttcctggtgGATGCAGGATCTGCCCTGGCCTCAGGCTCACCCTCAGCTGGCACCTCGAGCTCCACCACCCCGCCCTCCTGTGGGCCAGTCGTCTCAGCCCTTGGCTCTATTGCTTTCTGCCCCcgttctttcctcttctttttggtGGGTGCTGGAGCTGTGTGAGGCTCAGGGTCACCTGGCGGCTTAGGCTCCATCGGAGGCTCCGtctcctctgcccccagctccAACATCTCCACTGTCttgttttgccatttttctttcttcttcctctttttggtGGGCACTAGAGCTGCCTCAGCCTGAAGCCCAGCTTCCTGTAGTGGCTCAGGCTCCGTCATCTCGCCCAGGGGCTCCAGAAGTCCCATCTCAGGCTCTGCAGCTTCAGTCCCTGGCTCCATCATTACTTTgtatcccttttctttcttctttttcttcttcgaAGAAGGCAGTGGGATGGCTTCCTCCTCTGGCTCCACCTTCAGCTGCAGCAGAGACTCACCTGGTATCCCTTCCCCTGACTCTCTCCCTTCTGtccccttctgcctcttcctcttccgGGTAGGGGACAGGATTGGCTCTTCCAGGGGCTCTGTTTTAACCATGAGTTCCAGCTCCGCTGTCTTTTCTTCGGGCTCTGGTGTCTGCTCTTCTGGTTCGACCATTTCTGCCTCTTTgggcttctttttcctcttcttggcGGGAGACGGGAATGGTGCTACCAGGGGTTCCGACATCTCAGGGGGGgcttctgctgctgctggctTCAAAACCTCTAGTTCTTTTggctcctgcttttttttcttcttcctcacctCCGTATCTGGGGACCCCAAGACTGTGTCCACCTCCAGGGCCCCAAGCCCATTCACTGCCTCCTGGGCAACTGAGGCCTCTGACATATgcatcttcttcttcctcttccttgagGCTGGTGAATTCAGTGTCAAGACTGATC contains:
- the POLR1G gene encoding DNA-directed RNA polymerase I subunit RPA34; this translates as MGAPGRGPAPWFHVVCGGARVALATGAEGGTRPGMAGTPAGGAAPFSCPSNFTATSPASEPTRFSLEALKDPDTELWLIQAPVDFVPDCLNGRLVPLSGSQIVKGKLAGKRRRYRVLRSSGPQAEEAILLAPSEEAAGGLTCAPAPQGSLRIFDSPPEPSSGTLLQPIPASPPPQIPPGLRPRFCAFGGNLPVTGPGSVLTLNSPASRKRKKKMHMSEASVAQEAVNGLGALEVDTVLGSPDTEVRKKKKKQEPKELEVLKPAAAEAPPEMSEPLVAPFPSPAKKRKKKPKEAEMVEPEEQTPEPEEKTAELELMVKTEPLEEPILSPTRKRKRQKGTEGRESGEGIPGESLLQLKVEPEEEAIPLPSSKKKKKKEKGYKVMMEPGTEAAEPEMGLLEPLGEMTEPEPLQEAGLQAEAALVPTKKRKKKEKWQNKTVEMLELGAEETEPPMEPKPPGDPEPHTAPAPTKKKRKERGQKAIEPRAETTGPQEGGVVELEVPAEGEPEARADPASTRKRKKQDRGSGVPEITTQEKTLEPSLDLGSAEVAPTGREKKRKKLQQDPV